A window of Dromiciops gliroides isolate mDroGli1 chromosome X, mDroGli1.pri, whole genome shotgun sequence contains these coding sequences:
- the ZMYM3 gene encoding zinc finger MYM-type protein 3 isoform X1, whose translation MDPSDFSSSFDSLALPEKPLAGDLPVDMEFGEDLLGSQTAPTQGWTPPGPPPTTEALDLLDTPAGLEKDPSVLDGATDLLGLGGLLYKAPSPQEVEHSPEGTLGWASGDQPLESAPRGQVPEVATPDPGAGASPTLTEGLLEPLAPDSLINLEEETPSTTARRKGPPGQEEELLQGQPPSPNAPPSPSVGEAQGDGLSGSKSQPSPPAHPSLPGDGQTEKTSEQPPEKEQKRSERARRVEAPKPETVDSSESIPVSDEDSDAMVDDPNDEDFVPFRPRRSPRMSLRTNLAPRAARSAGTKMTCAHCRTPLQKGQTAYQRKGLPQLFCSSTCLTTFSKKPLGKKTCTFCKKEIWNTKDSVVAQTGSGGSFHEFCTSVCLSLYEAQQRPVPPAVDASDATRCSICQKSGEVLHEVSNGSVVHRLCSDSCFTKFRANKGLKTNCCDQCGAYIYSKGGGGAPPPELLFHEGQQKRFCSTACLGGYKKKNTRVYPCVWCKTLCKNFEMLAHVDRNGKTGLFCSLCCTTSHKVKQAGLAGPPRPCSFCRRSLSDPCYYNKTDRAVYQFCSPSCWTKFQRTNPEGGIHLSCHYCHSLFSGKPEILDWQDQVFQFCCRDCCEDFKRLRGVVSQCEHCRQEKLLHEKLRFSGVEKSFCSEGCVLLYKQDFTKKLGLCCITCTYCSQTCQRAVTEQLDGSTWDFCSEDCKSKYLLWYRKAARCHACKRQGKLLETIHWRGQIRHFCNQQCLLRFYSQQNQPNLDTQSGPESLLNSQSPEPKPSAPSQAKATSSTTTATAKSRSAPADPTPPPPPAMPRKNKAAMCKPLMQNRGVSCKVDMRSKGCQTEQDWKPQVIVLPIPVPVFVPVPMHMYSQKVPVPLSLPIPVPVPMFLPTTLESTDKIVETIEELKVKIPSNPLEADILAMAEMIAEAEELDKASSDLCDLVSNQSTEGLLEDCDLFGPARDDVLAMAVKMANVLDEPGQDLEADFPKNPLDINPSVDFLFDCGLVGPDDVSTDQDLPRAIRKGQKRLVLSESCSRDSMSSQPSCTALNYSYGVNAWKCWVQSKYAGGESSKGEELRFGPKPMRIKEDILACTAAELNYGLAQFVREITRPNGERYEPDSIYYLCLGIQQYLLENNRMVNIFTDLYYLTFVQELNKALSSWQPTILPNNTVFSRVEEEHLWECKQLGVYSPFVLLNTLMFFNTKFFGLQTAEEHMQLSFTNVVRQSRKCTTARGATKVVSIRYYAPARQRKSRVLRPQVEKPFPELTCTPSPDTSSGKRKREEELPVLEQRENRMNPLRCPVKFYEFYLSKCPESLRSRNDVFYLQPERSCIAESPLWYSVIPMDRSMLESMLNRILAVREIYEDPARPGEEDLD comes from the exons ATGGACCCCAGCgatttctctagttcatttgactCACTGGCTCTGCCAGAGAAACCCCTGGCAGGAGACCTTCCAGTGGACATGGAGTTTGGAGAAGATCTGCTGGGTTCCCAGACTGCCCCAACCCAGGGCTGGACTCCTCCCGGACCACCACCAACCACTGAGGCCCTAGATTTGTTGGATACCCCTGCTGGCCTGGAAAAAGACCCCAGCGTTCTAGATGGGGCCACTGACCTCCTGGGACTTGGGGGGCTCCTCTACAAAGCACCCTCTCCTCAAGAGGTTGAACACAGCCCTGAGGGAACACTGGGTTGGGCTTCAGGGGACCAGCCCCTAGAATCTGCCCCCAGAGGACAGGTCCCTGAAGTAGCAACACCTGATCCTGGTGCTGGGGCAAGCCCTACCTTGACCGAGGGCCTCCTGGAGCCCTTGGCTCCAGATTCCTTGATCAACCTGGAAGAAGAGACCCCCTCTACAACTGCTAGAAGAAAGGGTCCCCCTGGGCAGGAGGAAGAGCTTCTGCAAGGGCAGCCCCCCAGCCCAAATGCCCCCCCAAGCCCTTCTGTGGGGGAAGCCCAGGGGGATGGACTTAGTGGCTCCAAGAGCCAGCCCAGCCCCCCAGCACACCCCTCCTTGCCAG GGGATGGGCAGACTGAGAAGACCAGTGAGCAGCCTCCGGAGAAG GAACAGAAGAGAAGTGAGCGTGCTCGGAGGGTGGAGGCCCCCAAACCAGAGACAGTGGACTCCTCAGAAAGCA TCCCAGTATCGGACGAGGACTCGGATGCCATGGTGGATGACCCCAACGACGAGGACTTTGTGCCCTTCCGGCCCAGGCGTTCTCCCCGAATGTCCCTGCGAACCAACTTGGCACCCCGGGCTGCCCGCTCTGCAGGCACCAAGATGACCTGCGCTCACTGTCGGACCCCGTTGCAGAAGGGTCAGACTGCCTACCAGCGCAAAGGACTCCCCCAGCTCTTTTGCTCCTCCACTTGTCTTACCACGTTCTCCAAGAAGCCTCTGGGCAAGAAAACCtgcaccttctgcaagaa GGAGATCTGGAACACCAAGGACTCGGTTGTGGCCCAGACCGGGTCAGGAGGCTCCTTCCATGAGTTCTGCACGTCTGTCTGCCTCTCCCTGTATGAGGCCCAGCAGCGGCCGGTACCCCCAGCAGTTGATGCCTCAGATGCCACCCGATGCAGCATTTGTCAAAAATCTGGAGAG GTCCTCCATGAGGTCAGCAATGGGAGTGTTGTGCACAGACTTTGCAGCGACTCGTGTTTCACCAAGTTCCGTGCCAACAAGGGACTAAAGACCAACTGTTGTGACCAGTGTGGAGCCTACATCTACAGCAAGGGGGGTGGCGGGGCCCCTCCCCCTGAACTGCTCTTTCACGAGGGCCAGCAAAAGCGCTTCTGCAGCACAGCCTGCTTGGGGGGCTACAAGAAG AAAAACACCCGAGTGTACCCATGTGTCTGGTGCAAGACACTATGTAAGAACTTTGAGATGCTGGCCCATGTGGACCGGAATGGCAAGACGGGCCTCTTCTGTTCTCTGTGCTGTACTACCTCCCACAAAGTGAAGCAGGCTGGACTGGCCG GCCCTCCCCGGCCCTGCAGCTTTTGCCGCCGAAGCCTCTCTGACCCCTGTTACTACAACAAGACTGACCGTGCTGTCTATCAGTTCTGCAGCCCCAGCTGCTGGACCAAGTTCCAG CGCACAAACCCTGAGGGGGGCATCCATCTGAGCTGTCACTATTGTCACAGCCTGTTCAGTGGCAAGCCTGAGATCCTGGATTGGCAG GACCAAGTGTTCCAGTTTTGTTGCCGTGATTGCTGTGAGGACTTCAAGAGACTTCGGGGTGTGGTGTCCCAGTGTGAGCACTGTCGTCAGGAGAAGCTGCTTCATGAGAAACTCCGCTTCAGTGGGGTGGAGAAGAGTTTCTGTAGCGAAG GTTGTGTGCTCCTCTACAAGCAGGACTTTACCAAGAAGCTGGGCCTGTGCTGTATTACCTGTACTTATTGCTCCCAGACCTGCCAGCGTGCGGTCACTGAGCAGCTGGACGGTAGCACCTGGGACTTTTGTAGTGAGGACTGTAAGAGCAAGTACCTGCTGTGGTACCGCAAG GCTGCCCGCTGCCATGCCTGTAAGCGCCAAGGGAAGCTACTGGAGACAATCCACTGGCGGGGGCAGATCCGGCACTTTTGCAACCAGCAGTGTCTGCTTCGCTTCTACAGCCAGCAGAATCAGCCCAACCTGGACACTCAAAGTGGGCCCGAGAGCCTCCTCAACA GTCAGTCTCCAGAGCCTAAACCCTCTGCACCCTCCCAGGCCAAAGCGACCAGCAGCACCACAACG GCTACTGCTAAAAGCCGTTCAGCCCCAGCTGATCCtacgcccccacccccacctgcaaTGCCTCGAAAGAACAAAGCTGCCATGTGCAAGCCCCTAATGCAGAATCGGGGCGTGTCCTGCAAGGTGGACATGAGGTCCAAAGGGTGTCAGACAG AGCAAGACTGGAAGCCACAGGTGATCGTGCTGCCCATCCCAGTGCCCGTCTTTGTCCCAGTGCCTATGCATATGTACAGCCAGAAAGTCCCGGTGCCTTTGTCACTGCCTATCCCA GTACCTGTGCCCATGTTCCTGCCCACGACTCTGGAGAGCACAGACAAGATTGTGGAGACTATTGAAGAGCTGAAGGTGAAAATTCCATCTAACCCTTTGGAGGCTGATATCCTGGCCATGGCAGAAATGATAGCAGAAGCTGAGGAGTTGGACAAAGCCTCATCTGACCTCTGTG ACCTGGTAAGTAACCAGAGCACAGAGGGCCTGCTGGAAGACTGTGACCTGTTTGGACCAGCAAGGGATGACGTCCTGGCCATGGCAGTGAAGATGGCCAACGTCCTGGATGAACCAGGGCAGGACTTAGAAGCTGACTTCCCGAAGA ATCCCTTGGACATCAACCCCAGTGTGGATTTCCTCTTTGACTGTGGTCTGGTGGGGCCAGATGATGTCTCCACTGACCAGGACCTGCCCCGGGCCATCCGGAAG GGTCAGAAGAGGTTAGTGCTTTCTGAAAGCTGTTCCCGGGATTCCATGAGCAGCCAACCCAGCTGCACAGCCCTGAACTACTCCTATGGTGTCAATGCCTGGAAGTGCTGGGTGCAATCGAAGTATGCGGGTGGGGAGTCGAGCAAGGGCGAGGAGCTACGCTTTGGCC CCAAGCCAATGCGGATCAAAGAGGACATCCTGGCCTGTACAGCTGCTGAGCTCAACTATGGGTTGGCCCAGTTTGTAAGGGAGATAACACGGCCCAATGGCGAACGCTATGAGCCTGACAGCATCTATTATCTGTGTCTCGGCATCCAACAG TACCTACTGGAAAACAACCGAATGGTGAACATTTTCACGGACCTTTACTACCTGACCTTTGTTCAAGAGCTCAACAAGGCCCTGAGCAGTTGGCAACCCACAATCCTCCCCAATA acacagtgTTCTCCCGGGTAGAGGAGGAGCATCTCTGGGAGTGTAAGCAGCTGGGCGTCTACTCTCCCTTCGTCCTGCTCAATACCCTCATGTTCTTCAACACCAAGTTCTTTGGCCTGCAGACGGCAGAAGAGCACATGCAGCTGTCCTTCACCAATGTAGTACGTCAGTCACGCAAGTGCACCACGGCTCGGGGCGCCACCAAGGTAGTGAGCATCCGCTACTATGCACCTGCCCGCCAGCGAAAGAGTCGAG tccTAAGACCCCAGGTTGAGAAGCCCTTCCCTGAGCTGACTTGCACTCCCTCTCCAGACACCAGTTCGGGGAAgcggaagagggaggaagagctTCCTGTCTTGGAACAACGCGAGAACCGTATGAACCCTCTGCGCTGTCCTGTCAAGTTCTATGAGTTCTATCTCTCCAAATG CCCCGAGAGCCTGCGGAGTCGGAATGATGTGTTCTACCTACAGCCAGAGCGGTCTTGTATTGCTGAATCTCCTCTCTGGTACTCTGTGATCCCCATGGACCGGAGCATGCTGGAAAGCATGCTCAACCGCATCCTGGCTGTGCGTGAAATCTATGAAGACCCAGCTCGTCCTGGCGAAGAGGACCTGGACTGA
- the ZMYM3 gene encoding zinc finger MYM-type protein 3 isoform X2: MDPSDFSSSFDSLALPEKPLAGDLPVDMEFGEDLLGSQTAPTQGWTPPGPPPTTEALDLLDTPAGLEKDPSVLDGATDLLGLGGLLYKAPSPQEVEHSPEGTLGWASGDQPLESAPRGQVPEVATPDPGAGASPTLTEGLLEPLAPDSLINLEEETPSTTARRKGPPGQEEELLQGQPPSPNAPPSPSVGEAQGDGLSGSKSQPSPPAHPSLPGDGQTEKTSEQPPEKEQKRSERARRVEAPKPETVDSSEIPVSDEDSDAMVDDPNDEDFVPFRPRRSPRMSLRTNLAPRAARSAGTKMTCAHCRTPLQKGQTAYQRKGLPQLFCSSTCLTTFSKKPLGKKTCTFCKKEIWNTKDSVVAQTGSGGSFHEFCTSVCLSLYEAQQRPVPPAVDASDATRCSICQKSGEVLHEVSNGSVVHRLCSDSCFTKFRANKGLKTNCCDQCGAYIYSKGGGGAPPPELLFHEGQQKRFCSTACLGGYKKKNTRVYPCVWCKTLCKNFEMLAHVDRNGKTGLFCSLCCTTSHKVKQAGLAGPPRPCSFCRRSLSDPCYYNKTDRAVYQFCSPSCWTKFQRTNPEGGIHLSCHYCHSLFSGKPEILDWQDQVFQFCCRDCCEDFKRLRGVVSQCEHCRQEKLLHEKLRFSGVEKSFCSEGCVLLYKQDFTKKLGLCCITCTYCSQTCQRAVTEQLDGSTWDFCSEDCKSKYLLWYRKAARCHACKRQGKLLETIHWRGQIRHFCNQQCLLRFYSQQNQPNLDTQSGPESLLNSQSPEPKPSAPSQAKATSSTTTATAKSRSAPADPTPPPPPAMPRKNKAAMCKPLMQNRGVSCKVDMRSKGCQTEQDWKPQVIVLPIPVPVFVPVPMHMYSQKVPVPLSLPIPVPVPMFLPTTLESTDKIVETIEELKVKIPSNPLEADILAMAEMIAEAEELDKASSDLCDLVSNQSTEGLLEDCDLFGPARDDVLAMAVKMANVLDEPGQDLEADFPKNPLDINPSVDFLFDCGLVGPDDVSTDQDLPRAIRKGQKRLVLSESCSRDSMSSQPSCTALNYSYGVNAWKCWVQSKYAGGESSKGEELRFGPKPMRIKEDILACTAAELNYGLAQFVREITRPNGERYEPDSIYYLCLGIQQYLLENNRMVNIFTDLYYLTFVQELNKALSSWQPTILPNNTVFSRVEEEHLWECKQLGVYSPFVLLNTLMFFNTKFFGLQTAEEHMQLSFTNVVRQSRKCTTARGATKVVSIRYYAPARQRKSRVLRPQVEKPFPELTCTPSPDTSSGKRKREEELPVLEQRENRMNPLRCPVKFYEFYLSKCPESLRSRNDVFYLQPERSCIAESPLWYSVIPMDRSMLESMLNRILAVREIYEDPARPGEEDLD; encoded by the exons ATGGACCCCAGCgatttctctagttcatttgactCACTGGCTCTGCCAGAGAAACCCCTGGCAGGAGACCTTCCAGTGGACATGGAGTTTGGAGAAGATCTGCTGGGTTCCCAGACTGCCCCAACCCAGGGCTGGACTCCTCCCGGACCACCACCAACCACTGAGGCCCTAGATTTGTTGGATACCCCTGCTGGCCTGGAAAAAGACCCCAGCGTTCTAGATGGGGCCACTGACCTCCTGGGACTTGGGGGGCTCCTCTACAAAGCACCCTCTCCTCAAGAGGTTGAACACAGCCCTGAGGGAACACTGGGTTGGGCTTCAGGGGACCAGCCCCTAGAATCTGCCCCCAGAGGACAGGTCCCTGAAGTAGCAACACCTGATCCTGGTGCTGGGGCAAGCCCTACCTTGACCGAGGGCCTCCTGGAGCCCTTGGCTCCAGATTCCTTGATCAACCTGGAAGAAGAGACCCCCTCTACAACTGCTAGAAGAAAGGGTCCCCCTGGGCAGGAGGAAGAGCTTCTGCAAGGGCAGCCCCCCAGCCCAAATGCCCCCCCAAGCCCTTCTGTGGGGGAAGCCCAGGGGGATGGACTTAGTGGCTCCAAGAGCCAGCCCAGCCCCCCAGCACACCCCTCCTTGCCAG GGGATGGGCAGACTGAGAAGACCAGTGAGCAGCCTCCGGAGAAG GAACAGAAGAGAAGTGAGCGTGCTCGGAGGGTGGAGGCCCCCAAACCAGAGACAGTGGACTCCTCAGAAA TCCCAGTATCGGACGAGGACTCGGATGCCATGGTGGATGACCCCAACGACGAGGACTTTGTGCCCTTCCGGCCCAGGCGTTCTCCCCGAATGTCCCTGCGAACCAACTTGGCACCCCGGGCTGCCCGCTCTGCAGGCACCAAGATGACCTGCGCTCACTGTCGGACCCCGTTGCAGAAGGGTCAGACTGCCTACCAGCGCAAAGGACTCCCCCAGCTCTTTTGCTCCTCCACTTGTCTTACCACGTTCTCCAAGAAGCCTCTGGGCAAGAAAACCtgcaccttctgcaagaa GGAGATCTGGAACACCAAGGACTCGGTTGTGGCCCAGACCGGGTCAGGAGGCTCCTTCCATGAGTTCTGCACGTCTGTCTGCCTCTCCCTGTATGAGGCCCAGCAGCGGCCGGTACCCCCAGCAGTTGATGCCTCAGATGCCACCCGATGCAGCATTTGTCAAAAATCTGGAGAG GTCCTCCATGAGGTCAGCAATGGGAGTGTTGTGCACAGACTTTGCAGCGACTCGTGTTTCACCAAGTTCCGTGCCAACAAGGGACTAAAGACCAACTGTTGTGACCAGTGTGGAGCCTACATCTACAGCAAGGGGGGTGGCGGGGCCCCTCCCCCTGAACTGCTCTTTCACGAGGGCCAGCAAAAGCGCTTCTGCAGCACAGCCTGCTTGGGGGGCTACAAGAAG AAAAACACCCGAGTGTACCCATGTGTCTGGTGCAAGACACTATGTAAGAACTTTGAGATGCTGGCCCATGTGGACCGGAATGGCAAGACGGGCCTCTTCTGTTCTCTGTGCTGTACTACCTCCCACAAAGTGAAGCAGGCTGGACTGGCCG GCCCTCCCCGGCCCTGCAGCTTTTGCCGCCGAAGCCTCTCTGACCCCTGTTACTACAACAAGACTGACCGTGCTGTCTATCAGTTCTGCAGCCCCAGCTGCTGGACCAAGTTCCAG CGCACAAACCCTGAGGGGGGCATCCATCTGAGCTGTCACTATTGTCACAGCCTGTTCAGTGGCAAGCCTGAGATCCTGGATTGGCAG GACCAAGTGTTCCAGTTTTGTTGCCGTGATTGCTGTGAGGACTTCAAGAGACTTCGGGGTGTGGTGTCCCAGTGTGAGCACTGTCGTCAGGAGAAGCTGCTTCATGAGAAACTCCGCTTCAGTGGGGTGGAGAAGAGTTTCTGTAGCGAAG GTTGTGTGCTCCTCTACAAGCAGGACTTTACCAAGAAGCTGGGCCTGTGCTGTATTACCTGTACTTATTGCTCCCAGACCTGCCAGCGTGCGGTCACTGAGCAGCTGGACGGTAGCACCTGGGACTTTTGTAGTGAGGACTGTAAGAGCAAGTACCTGCTGTGGTACCGCAAG GCTGCCCGCTGCCATGCCTGTAAGCGCCAAGGGAAGCTACTGGAGACAATCCACTGGCGGGGGCAGATCCGGCACTTTTGCAACCAGCAGTGTCTGCTTCGCTTCTACAGCCAGCAGAATCAGCCCAACCTGGACACTCAAAGTGGGCCCGAGAGCCTCCTCAACA GTCAGTCTCCAGAGCCTAAACCCTCTGCACCCTCCCAGGCCAAAGCGACCAGCAGCACCACAACG GCTACTGCTAAAAGCCGTTCAGCCCCAGCTGATCCtacgcccccacccccacctgcaaTGCCTCGAAAGAACAAAGCTGCCATGTGCAAGCCCCTAATGCAGAATCGGGGCGTGTCCTGCAAGGTGGACATGAGGTCCAAAGGGTGTCAGACAG AGCAAGACTGGAAGCCACAGGTGATCGTGCTGCCCATCCCAGTGCCCGTCTTTGTCCCAGTGCCTATGCATATGTACAGCCAGAAAGTCCCGGTGCCTTTGTCACTGCCTATCCCA GTACCTGTGCCCATGTTCCTGCCCACGACTCTGGAGAGCACAGACAAGATTGTGGAGACTATTGAAGAGCTGAAGGTGAAAATTCCATCTAACCCTTTGGAGGCTGATATCCTGGCCATGGCAGAAATGATAGCAGAAGCTGAGGAGTTGGACAAAGCCTCATCTGACCTCTGTG ACCTGGTAAGTAACCAGAGCACAGAGGGCCTGCTGGAAGACTGTGACCTGTTTGGACCAGCAAGGGATGACGTCCTGGCCATGGCAGTGAAGATGGCCAACGTCCTGGATGAACCAGGGCAGGACTTAGAAGCTGACTTCCCGAAGA ATCCCTTGGACATCAACCCCAGTGTGGATTTCCTCTTTGACTGTGGTCTGGTGGGGCCAGATGATGTCTCCACTGACCAGGACCTGCCCCGGGCCATCCGGAAG GGTCAGAAGAGGTTAGTGCTTTCTGAAAGCTGTTCCCGGGATTCCATGAGCAGCCAACCCAGCTGCACAGCCCTGAACTACTCCTATGGTGTCAATGCCTGGAAGTGCTGGGTGCAATCGAAGTATGCGGGTGGGGAGTCGAGCAAGGGCGAGGAGCTACGCTTTGGCC CCAAGCCAATGCGGATCAAAGAGGACATCCTGGCCTGTACAGCTGCTGAGCTCAACTATGGGTTGGCCCAGTTTGTAAGGGAGATAACACGGCCCAATGGCGAACGCTATGAGCCTGACAGCATCTATTATCTGTGTCTCGGCATCCAACAG TACCTACTGGAAAACAACCGAATGGTGAACATTTTCACGGACCTTTACTACCTGACCTTTGTTCAAGAGCTCAACAAGGCCCTGAGCAGTTGGCAACCCACAATCCTCCCCAATA acacagtgTTCTCCCGGGTAGAGGAGGAGCATCTCTGGGAGTGTAAGCAGCTGGGCGTCTACTCTCCCTTCGTCCTGCTCAATACCCTCATGTTCTTCAACACCAAGTTCTTTGGCCTGCAGACGGCAGAAGAGCACATGCAGCTGTCCTTCACCAATGTAGTACGTCAGTCACGCAAGTGCACCACGGCTCGGGGCGCCACCAAGGTAGTGAGCATCCGCTACTATGCACCTGCCCGCCAGCGAAAGAGTCGAG tccTAAGACCCCAGGTTGAGAAGCCCTTCCCTGAGCTGACTTGCACTCCCTCTCCAGACACCAGTTCGGGGAAgcggaagagggaggaagagctTCCTGTCTTGGAACAACGCGAGAACCGTATGAACCCTCTGCGCTGTCCTGTCAAGTTCTATGAGTTCTATCTCTCCAAATG CCCCGAGAGCCTGCGGAGTCGGAATGATGTGTTCTACCTACAGCCAGAGCGGTCTTGTATTGCTGAATCTCCTCTCTGGTACTCTGTGATCCCCATGGACCGGAGCATGCTGGAAAGCATGCTCAACCGCATCCTGGCTGTGCGTGAAATCTATGAAGACCCAGCTCGTCCTGGCGAAGAGGACCTGGACTGA